The following are from one region of the Jatrophihabitans telluris genome:
- a CDS encoding PHP domain-containing protein — MDPLDALRRIAFLLERELAKEYRVKAFRTAAAVVVNHRPEIESLAARGELTSLAGIGPATAEVIDQALAGHVPERLALLEQTPAPADSLDPAARQLLSRLSGDLHSHSDWSDGGSPIEEMAVTALELGRGYQALTDHSPRLTVARGLTAARLRQQLARLASLRPRLGGFALLSGIEVDILDDGTLDQEPSLLDELDVVVASVHSKLAMDSSAMTRRMVAAISQPQTMVLGHCTGRLIGGKKRAQSQFDPRIVFAACADNQVAVEINSRPERLDPPEDLLALAVEAGCLFSIDTDAHAPGQLDWLAYGAAKASAAGLDPDRIITTWPLERLREWSRSRRG, encoded by the coding sequence ATGGACCCGCTGGATGCGCTGCGCCGGATCGCGTTTCTGTTGGAGCGGGAGCTGGCCAAGGAATATCGGGTCAAGGCGTTCCGAACAGCTGCTGCTGTCGTTGTGAACCATCGGCCGGAGATCGAAAGCCTAGCCGCGCGGGGCGAGCTCACGAGCCTGGCCGGAATCGGCCCGGCGACGGCCGAGGTCATCGACCAGGCGCTGGCGGGGCACGTGCCTGAGCGGCTGGCTTTGCTGGAGCAGACGCCGGCCCCGGCGGATTCGCTGGACCCAGCCGCGAGGCAGCTGTTGAGCCGGCTCAGTGGCGACCTGCACAGCCACTCCGACTGGAGCGACGGCGGTAGCCCGATCGAGGAGATGGCGGTTACCGCGTTGGAACTCGGCCGTGGTTATCAGGCGCTGACCGATCATTCGCCGCGACTGACCGTGGCTCGCGGCCTCACGGCGGCTCGGCTGCGCCAGCAACTGGCCAGACTGGCGAGCCTGCGCCCGCGCCTGGGTGGTTTCGCATTGCTCAGCGGTATCGAGGTCGACATCCTCGACGACGGGACGCTAGATCAGGAACCGAGCCTGCTCGATGAACTCGACGTCGTCGTGGCGTCCGTGCACTCGAAGCTGGCCATGGACAGCAGCGCGATGACGCGCAGGATGGTCGCTGCGATCTCGCAGCCGCAAACGATGGTTCTCGGGCACTGCACGGGACGGCTGATCGGTGGCAAGAAACGGGCACAGAGCCAGTTCGACCCGCGCATCGTGTTCGCGGCGTGCGCGGACAACCAGGTGGCCGTGGAGATCAATTCTCGACCGGAACGGCTGGACCCGCCGGAGGACCTGCTCGCCCTGGCCGTCGAGGCCGGCTGCCTGTTCAGCATCGACACCGATGCCCACGCGCCGGGCCAGCTGGATTGGCTGGCCTACGGCGCGGCCAAGGCGTCGGCTGCGGGCCTGGATCCGGACCGAATCATCACGACCTGGCCGCTGGAACGTCTGCGCGAGTGGTCACGGTCGCGCCGAGGATGA
- a CDS encoding sulfurtransferase, which yields MPTSFLRTASRSRAVRSIHVRTDAMSENSHTALISVSALADRLAAAARPVILDVRWQVGRPPLRNDYLSAHIPGAHFVDLDEDLASSPGPGGRHPLPAPDDLQRSLRRWGIEPDSTVIVYDGNSSMAAARAWWVLRWAGLADVRVLDGGFRSWIERDQAVESGPVTDAEGSVQVRPGGMPTLDADGAASHADAGRLVDVRAPERFSGAAEPIDPVAGHIPGAINQPTTENINADGTFLSVARLRQRFTDLDGAPVGVYCGSGVTAAHTVLAMHQAGIQASLYPGSWSEWITDPNRPVATGAAG from the coding sequence GTGCCGACCTCTTTCCTGCGCACGGCCAGCCGGTCTCGTGCGGTCCGATCCATCCATGTTAGAACCGATGCCATGAGCGAGAACTCCCACACGGCGCTGATCAGCGTATCCGCGCTCGCCGACAGGCTGGCCGCAGCTGCGCGACCGGTCATCCTCGACGTTCGCTGGCAGGTCGGCCGGCCGCCCCTTCGCAATGACTATCTGAGCGCGCATATTCCGGGTGCCCACTTCGTCGACCTCGATGAGGATCTGGCCTCCTCGCCCGGCCCGGGCGGCCGCCACCCGCTGCCTGCTCCCGACGACTTGCAACGCAGCCTTCGTCGATGGGGTATCGAACCGGATTCAACGGTGATCGTGTACGACGGAAACTCCTCGATGGCCGCCGCGCGGGCGTGGTGGGTGCTGCGTTGGGCCGGTTTGGCGGACGTTCGCGTCTTGGATGGCGGCTTCCGGTCGTGGATCGAGCGCGATCAAGCCGTCGAATCGGGGCCTGTAACCGACGCCGAGGGCTCAGTGCAGGTCCGTCCCGGCGGCATGCCAACCCTCGACGCGGACGGTGCCGCTTCCCACGCCGATGCCGGACGCCTCGTGGACGTCCGAGCACCGGAACGCTTCAGCGGCGCGGCGGAACCGATCGATCCCGTGGCCGGCCACATCCCCGGTGCGATCAACCAACCGACGACCGAGAACATCAACGCCGACGGCACGTTCCTGTCGGTGGCACGGCTTCGGCAACGATTCACCGACCTCGACGGCGCGCCAGTAGGCGTCTACTGCGGGTCAGGCGTCACCGCTGCTCACACGGTGCTGGCTATGCATCAGGCCGGGATCCAGGCCAGCCTGTACCCCGGGTCGTGGAGCGAATGGATCACCGACCCGAACCGTCCGGTCGCTACCGGCGCGGCCGGGTAG
- a CDS encoding metal-dependent transcriptional regulator — MYLRTIYELEEEGVTPLRARIAERLGQSGPTVSQTVARMERDGLVHVESDRHLQLTDDGRHLATAVMRKHRLAERLLHDVIGLEWDQLHIEACRWEHVMSDAVERRIVALLDKPLVCPHGNPIPGLEDLGLPFGHLVDTAVLPTLAESARAGQATVRVERISENLQPDAELMRLLSSSGLVPGRTVTVEAVGGGYQVVEGEHDTLLLAPVAQGIFVSVPA; from the coding sequence ATGTACCTCAGGACCATCTACGAGCTCGAGGAGGAAGGCGTCACGCCGCTGCGCGCGCGGATCGCCGAGCGACTCGGACAATCGGGCCCGACGGTGAGCCAGACGGTGGCTCGGATGGAGCGCGACGGCCTGGTGCACGTCGAAAGCGACCGGCACCTGCAGTTGACCGATGACGGACGCCACCTCGCGACCGCGGTCATGCGAAAACACCGGTTGGCCGAGCGCCTGTTGCACGACGTCATCGGTCTGGAGTGGGACCAGCTCCACATCGAGGCCTGCCGCTGGGAGCACGTGATGAGCGATGCCGTCGAACGACGCATCGTCGCGCTGCTGGACAAGCCGCTGGTGTGTCCGCACGGGAACCCCATCCCGGGCCTGGAGGATCTGGGGCTGCCTTTCGGGCACCTGGTCGACACCGCCGTCCTGCCGACGTTGGCCGAATCGGCGCGAGCTGGCCAGGCCACAGTGCGGGTCGAGCGGATCAGCGAGAACCTGCAGCCGGACGCGGAGCTGATGCGATTGCTGTCCTCATCAGGCCTGGTGCCCGGGCGGACGGTAACGGTCGAGGCCGTCGGCGGCGGATACCAGGTCGTCGAGGGCGAACACGACACGCTCCTGCTGGCCCCGGTGGCGCAGGGCATCTTCGTCTCTGTCCCGGCCTGA
- a CDS encoding DUF4192 domain-containing protein: MQPQRGRAIPTAALATAADVIDIVPYLLGFHPVESIVIVGLSERNGRAPQVCLTARCDLPPAPMDPGAFSPLVAPLASTDSDCVVALVFTHHHPAASGDVPQHLHDVALACALVGLSVVDLLVVGQERWWSLTCTDSGCCSPGGNERRSTSASAEAVFAGLVALPDREAVRGQLAGQTRHERDRLEPALAKAENRLTEAVLKGRLSTSLRADLRAFTARLDRHPTEGTAGRAMTRAELARFGVALTHVEVRDELWFRVDERSVDADDALLELLRRLPPPYDAVPLLLFAWSQWRKGNGTLATMAGERALDSDPGLSAARVVLDTVQLGLNPARTPPLRSPSANVGTQRFG, translated from the coding sequence ATGCAACCACAACGCGGACGCGCAATTCCTACCGCAGCGCTGGCGACCGCTGCCGACGTGATCGACATCGTGCCGTACCTGCTGGGGTTTCACCCGGTCGAGAGCATCGTCATCGTCGGCCTGAGTGAGCGAAACGGCCGTGCGCCCCAGGTCTGTCTGACCGCCAGGTGCGACCTGCCACCCGCGCCGATGGACCCCGGGGCCTTCTCGCCATTGGTGGCACCTCTGGCGTCCACCGACAGCGACTGCGTGGTGGCGCTCGTCTTCACACACCACCACCCCGCCGCCTCCGGTGACGTCCCACAGCACCTGCACGACGTCGCGCTGGCCTGCGCACTTGTCGGGCTCTCGGTCGTCGACCTGCTCGTCGTGGGGCAGGAACGATGGTGGTCGCTCACGTGCACCGACAGCGGCTGTTGCTCACCCGGTGGCAACGAGCGGCGAAGCACGTCCGCCAGTGCCGAGGCCGTGTTCGCCGGCCTCGTCGCGTTACCCGACCGAGAAGCGGTCCGGGGGCAGCTGGCCGGACAGACCCGGCACGAGCGAGACAGGCTCGAACCGGCATTGGCGAAGGCGGAAAACCGGCTCACCGAGGCTGTACTGAAGGGCCGCCTCAGCACGAGTCTTCGCGCGGACCTGCGTGCCTTCACCGCTCGGCTTGATCGACATCCGACCGAAGGCACAGCGGGCAGGGCGATGACCCGGGCAGAGCTGGCCCGCTTCGGCGTTGCGCTCACCCACGTCGAGGTGCGTGACGAGCTCTGGTTCCGGGTCGACGAACGATCGGTCGACGCCGACGACGCGCTGCTCGAGCTGTTGCGCCGCCTGCCACCGCCCTATGACGCCGTCCCGCTGCTGCTGTTCGCTTGGTCCCAGTGGCGTAAGGGCAACGGCACCCTGGCAACTATGGCCGGTGAGCGGGCACTGGACTCTGATCCCGGGCTCTCAGCGGCGAGGGTAGTGCTCGATACGGTGCAGTTGGGACTCAACCCGGCGCGAACGCCTCCGCTGCGCTCACCCAGCGCGAACGTCGGCACCCAGCGCTTCGGATGA